The DNA sequence GTTTACGTCACCAAAACcataatctatattttattagttattgctatttaataaataattcctgTACAAAttatgtacaatggcggactttaCCTGAGGTATTCTCAACCAAAATATTTCACCCAGAAAAAGCTTTTATCCTTAATTTACTGATAAATACACCACCACCGAATATTCGTTTGTCATACTTACAATAGTACCCTGGGATCGACAGCTGAATATCAGAGTCATCTGCAAGAATTTGTTTAGTTGTAATCTATGTGCAAATTGTGACATTAGTGTTAATTAATACTACcactaattacaaattaattaattggtaaTTAATTACTAGTGATTTCTAATTACCGTGAAGATTAAAAGTAGGGCGgaatattttctataatgtgTTCACAGaatatacattgtttttttttaataagcctTCATGATTCCCACAAATCCTTGTCcaaagcggggatcgaacccttgaCAAGTCGCGCACAATGAGTTTAGCGTGGCGACCtgtaccactcagctatccatgcagtctgatcttattatttattaacatgtttGTTTAAGTTTGAACACTTGTTTCTGCATATTTTAATGATGATTCATATTTATCTACATATGTACagaatgtatattaaattagttttattataatgcttaaatattaatttaacaacaaaGAGGAAACAAAGGATTTGGTATCTGTTTTCCTGCTTTACAGACAAGGAAAAAATTATCTGTAGCCGCTgtctgtttaattaatttaaaggaaaattactgacattaatataaataggtattcTATAAGGTTAACGGTTATATAGTTGTATGTGGCAAATAGGTTCAAGTGTCATgaagattatataaaaaaaaaaaacattttattgggTTAACAATTtctcttcataaaaaaataattctttataaaaatataaatttaggaTTCCTATATTTAGGTAATTTTTTGTggcttaatttattaacatgtaATATTTATAGAAGTCATAATTGAATACCTAGTAGGGTCGGGATGATTCAGTTTTTTAAAAGCTTCACATTTTTTTAGAATcacttaatttataatactaattaGATTATTAGCCTCAAATACTTCAAAGTAATAAGACGAAAGCATAAAGTGTGCAAATATCATTAACAAGTAGACTGTGAAATGGTTAGAATTAATTGATCTATTGAACAAGATGTATTAGTAAACTACTAGTGCATCACTTTGATGattttttactgtaattatGAATATGCTCTACATTTTGAGGTTTCAAGTCATCTAGACAAGAATAAGTTTgaccttatttaattttaatgtaattaattgtatatttacaatagtaaacctattagattatttaaaactgtatgtATATAGCGCAAAGGTATAAACAAAACtttagattataaataaaaaattgaagtatttttataaattgcttttataaaattgctATGGTAACGAAAATTAAAGTggttaaatgttataaattttgcaatactttttttattgtattgtaaatgcttgtattaaaaattgttcTATTGTTGTTAATTTGTCAGTCATGCTGAATTGCATTTTAAAGATTCGAAATAGACCTGTATTTATATGCCaatatgttattatgtattttgtcaaCAAAACATAATGAGTTAATAAGGTATTTtagcaaaatgttttaaaattaagatctATACATTTGAAATAATGACTGAATTAAGTTGAATATATCATCTagtataacaaatattatagaaggcaaattttaaaatttgttcaaGTATATTTAATACCATATTTTATGTTCGAACAACAAGACCAATTTTGATGCCTAAGAGATTTTGTTCTCTAGGATTCCTTTAGGATAAATGCTTTACCTTATATATATTCATTATCTTTGCATAGTTCATAAATCCTAGttacttttaacaatatttttcagtgtATTATACTTACAGCTATAGAATTTCCCCCAAGTAGGTAGTCCAACAGCAATGGCACCAACTACGAAGCAAATGAAGCCCAATGCGACCACCGCTATTGAATACAAAGCCTTGCCACTGGCCATGGCTGCATGACTCAGCCAACTTCATGGAATGTTCCGGATTGCATCAGGGCTGACTGGTGATTGTTTGATGTGAAGGGATTCTTGACTCGCACATCTGTGATggacaataatttatataactaAGGGTTTGATATGCCCATTgctttaaaatatgttaagtttCATTTTGGAAGTGATAAGAGCAatttcaattaagtttcaaAAGCTGAAGGGTtattcttattacattttttttatatttctatgtattttgttataaatgttgGCTGAATACGCTAAATTAAATCTGCATACTATTAACGAAAGTTTGAAAATCGAAAGTGTAAACGAACGCTAAAAATTGAATgctatttgaataataatgtgCGATTGCATAAACACGAAAACATGCACCTAGCACTTGGCTgcattataaactttattgtgTAATTACAGTTTGTAAACCGGTCTCCGACCGATACTAACACTAACGCACAAAGGAATGCCAAATCAAAACATTTGGAACTACTTTATTATCATTCCTATTGGAATGCCTATTTCCAATTATAATCTAGCTAGAAATCCACACTGGGAACTTTTCCCCGTGTTAATTGAACCATACAGTGGTACAGCTAGTATCTAAAGGCTAGAAACAGTTATTTTAGCGTAACTTTTACTCACGTTTACCTTGCGAACTCGTCTTGTTGAAGAAATCACACGAAGATCACTGAACTATGCAACTGACAATCGATTTGATTACACACTTTTTGCTTATAAGaacatctctttttcacaaacAAAACCCTTTTAAACAATTCACTTGTATTTTTCACGTGAATGCACAAAAGTTTATTCACGGTTCAAAATTCGAACCACGACACACCTTTTTAGCACTACGAATGGGTACTTTATTACGGAGTTTCGAAATtcgaataaaagaaaaacacttttatttaacaatattattcgATTGCTAcgataaacaattacaattactaaatgAACGAATAGACATAGATTTTAATTGTGAGAAAACACGGACAAGTTCGGGACGGTGAACGCGCGCGTCGTGAATGTGGTCGGTAAATAAACTGGTTTTTTGATTTCAATTTGAGTTGAGCAAACCGGATGACGTTGCACTGGTGGATTTGAATAGAGTCTGAAAAATATAGCTTACTCGCTCACACATGTTTGCGTTTAAATTTGACAATGCATTGCACAAAAAGAGATCGAAATATGTGTCATAATTCTAATGGTGCAAGTTTTACTGTACATTAAAAACCGCTTACTTGAGATAATTTACtattcaacaatttttaatgaaataagtagAATCACAAATCCACGACTTAAAGTCGttacttattttaatgtaaagtcAATTAAAAAGTAGTACAAGTATGTTTCTGAACGAAGGTGACACCTACGTTCCTTGCCACGCAGCTCCTGCTATGAGAATTACCGCCGGATATCGCAATTTATTCCTTACTGTCATGTTTTAATTACGAATAGCTAATTTTTAACTAGCGAGTATCACCTTGGTTTAAGTAAAGGTAGCAGAAAGCCGTTtccaattttattgttactcaTGTAGTTAGGAAACAATTAACAATGATTTCGATGTATATTTGTAAGATAAaacctgaaataaaataaaaaaatctcctGTAAGCTTAGCTATATTATTtagtactagcttttgcccgcgacttcgttcgcgtggaacagtgacttccggcagatttttggttttactcacatagttcccgatctcgcgggatttttgagacGTTaccgctcccgcaggatttttgggataaaaactatcctatgtccaaccaaatgcgtgtaacgaaaccatagcgcgatctatttcgatcccaacgccatctatcgaccatagtgacaactcggattatttatctatactccgttcgggcattttctttgtactaaaagtagtattttattttttatatgttattttattatttttttcatacctttttactatttatttacttttttccgatgaattaaaacaacatgaaccgaactcgtgtaacgatcgacaccattgcgcgtagtactaatagaattatctatactccgttagagcattttctttgtagtaaaacttttattatattaatattattttttttacacctttttactgtttatttacatttttctgatggattttccgatgaattaaaacaataacatgaaccgaacacgtgtaatgacaccattgcgcgattaacgccatctatctacggagcataggaacagctcgacatttgaccaatagatggcactattatatagtatgtccgtaataaattttattttttatttttattttttgtaataaaaactatcctatgtcctttctcaagtttcaaactatgtctgtaccaaatttcacacaaatcggttcagtagtttaggcgtgaagaaaagacagacagacagacagaaagacagacagacagacagagttactttcgcatttataatattagtttggataaaCTTCAATTAAGATATCTTACTGATACAGAGTTAATTGaacatttacttaataaaaaccGCTCttaattttttctaataaaacaacaaagtttaatgagttatttatatttctggTAAATTGGGTAAATaagaatttcaaattacaattactgatgtatttagtaaattatatgATTGTAAAGGTGTATAGTGGCAATTGAATAAATAACTCTATTCCCGAATGCCCGCGAGGTCAGGATTCTATTTTGGTATCCTCGCTTTAAAAGATGTATGTCGACTGAAAGTTGCAAACACAGTAATTTTACTAATAGTTGGTATACGAGAGTACAATAGCAACTATATCGGAAAAATAGAGTTGTTGgtaatacttaaatttatttcaaaacgtgTCTACCTCAGATTGTGTTGTgaataaagacattttaaagtaataatgacGCAAGTACGGAcgcaaataaaacagaaaatgctTAACGCAACGCCGTTTGTTATTCTACTTTTGTGTAAAATTGCAGgtaagctttttattattttgtcacttttttTCTGGCCGGCGTTAggtattcgtttttttatatcattcaatttttttctcTCTATCTTTACCTTTACCGGCAAATACATGATTGGATTGTGTTATATAAACCGTATCCATTACTATccattgatgtttttttttatatttaacagtCGCAGAGGAGTTGCAAGCAAACAAGGAtgtaagtaaaacatttttatctatttattgtcCTTTCATTGTTACAAGTATCTAAACTAACTGAACAATATAATAAGCTTTGATTATGAATGGAATGTGTGTGGGCTTCCAATTTTTGGCGGTCCATTTAATAATAAGGTTAACTGGTCAAAGGAGTTCGTAAAGCAAggatttatctttatctttataacataatatctAAATACTGGCGACCGGTAGAGGAAAACATTGTAAGGAAATGTGAATTTCTACAAACCTATGTACTTATATCGAAAGAGACCTGTTTTTGACAGTGAGATATATAATGTAGTCAGTTCTTATTACTATTTATCTGTGTAGACCACGTATACCCCATCTCTAGTTAACTAAATTTACCTTGAATTTCACAGGAATCTTTGGAGTGTGGGTCAAAATGTGGATGCAATCAGTTAGTATTTTCcatcattatttttgataagtaattaaaaatattttcttgtttccaATATTATTTGCTTGTTTTCAGGATGTACGTTTACGACCCAGTCGGTGATCGTTGTcttataaattttgataaagtaATGAGAAAAATTGAAATCCCATACCCAAAGCCTCGTGAGTATGAACGCGTTTTTTTAAGcggcttttttattgttaaacgACATGGGTTAACCAGTGTcgttaatttgaattattttaatggctACCGTCTTTGCTATGTgtaatttaaagtattaaaagcaCTAAGTTTTACGGagttttaaaacagaaataggtaatattgctttaaaaggTCGTTGTAGATTATTTAATTCTTACAAAAATGATAAAGTTTGTGTCTTTTcgacaacttaaaaaaaaagcaaaaatctaAGGATGTACATTTATAAATTCCACAGATGTTGATGATTTACCCGATGACTCCATGGCCAGTAAGTTTTCATGTGACGTGTGTTTACCTATTATTTAGCAGCCTTTTTAACTTACAGGCTGGCACtgttaataataactaaaatgcACTAAAATAGCTTACTTatatgatacaacggtttacttacgcgtatttatcgggatcgatTCGGTACTTCCTGAAACGGCGAAACTGGACAGGCAATCCCGATGGATACGCAAAAATTTGAAAACCTCTCACGAAAGTGGCTTACTTATAGATGGATAAACGAATTACCTACGCTTAACATTTTCAGTAGGTAACTAAGAGTTAAAAGGCACTGCACAATAGGGAAATGGCACTTGCACGCATTTGTCCTATTTCAGTGTATTGATTTTCTGGAcattaatacatataaaaatgtcaGCACGAGTCAGGTTGTGCTCGATTGGTGTTTGCTTCTGTACTTACTATCTATAAAACGGCAAAATGTTTGGATAGAATCCTTCTAGACTGTAGAAGACTGACAAAGACCGTTCCCTGACATTAGGTATCTTTGTTCAAAAAATCAGTACCGAAACATTATTACTTACTAAAACTAGTGGGACACACCTAATTGTGTAGTTGTATTGGTTAGTGTAGCATAGCTTTATTGGTGTAAGCGTTGTCGCTTTACATTCCTGAATCCTAATACAAGCACCAActatattaagtaggtataacTCCGGATTAACTCCGATTTTTGCATATTTGGCTTAACTAACTGTAGCAAACTAGCTAAGTTAACACGTAACACTCCTTTAGAAATGAGGGGTTTGACAAAAAGATCGGATTAGTACTTCAGAAAGATTTCAAAAGATATTACGTATGTAACgtatatattagatttttgaTAAGATCAACAAAAAACGACGGTAAAGCGCACGAGAGTCACGAAACGTTTAATGTAGGGGCTAACAAAGTCAATCGCTAGTAAAACgtacgaacaaaaaaaaattaccaaaattttTGCAAACCTATCTGACAGACTTATTCGATTTTTAATTCTCAAACGGGATTCCGAATCCGAGATTTCACTTCACTATGATTTAATGTTTTCAGAACAGATCTTTATTGAAGGCGAAGAGATATTCAAAGGCATCATGGTGTCAGTACTCCTGTTCATGGTGTGCGCAGGAGTCTGTATTGTAACTGCCTGCGTTTACTGCTGTCGTATTAATTATACGTTAGTATTGCTCCATTATTTCACTGATTGAAATTCTTTGTTATGGTATAAAccgaattttaaatatctttaagtgCAATACTACAAGCACATACCAccacagtgttttttttttcaataaaccatcgtaaaatataaataggcaTATTTAACCTTACTACTGAAACCATTTATTACAGAGATCGGAGATTGAAAAGTGACGTGAAGGCATTagcaaataaactcaaaaaGAATTACAATTCTAAGAAAATACCTAAGAAGCGTATGCCTACACCACCAGAAGCAGAAAGTTGTAACGTCGTTGTTGAGCCCGCAGGACTTTACGTCGTTTAATTAAATGACTAGATGCATCAAACAATtgactatttttgtaaaaaataaagaatacatttataataattatagtttattttaaatcctgAAGATATAAGGCATTCCACTGGTTTTAACTGTGAATCTGGTTTCACATTCTTCTTCGTAATTctttaatcattaattattttttatgcaactatagtatttgaaaacaaataaatttatatattttaaaatctttgaaGCTTagataaatcaaatcaaataagtcaaaatcatttattggaaCAGCAACTAGTAACTTGATTCTAACATTAATTTTACGTTAACAGACGCTTTGCATGAACTATTTTTCATATGTGTTCAGTTACCAATTGTCATAACAGTGACTTTAAATGGCATGAaattttagcatatttttattacaataatacggaacttaagaatttttgaacgaaacatGATAAGAAATTTCTACTGTTTCTATTGGTCATTTTTGTTTTCCACGTAGTAACATCGCCGTTTGATTGGTCGAAACGGTTTGACGTGAGACGTGACCCGACCTCCGGGCTTCGTGTGTTTATTGATATCAGTTGTTGGGTTCACAACAATTTGACGCTatcattctaatattttttaaggtagaatattctaaaaaacatattctaaaTAGAATGTAAACAACATCCTAGTTAAGTATTGTAGTGTGAGGCACTTATAGTTCCACCTATTAGTAAGTATACAATTTTGTGTTTACCTCAtctgtttcaaaatattatgtattaaaattcatttgtttttaatgtttgtttttattacttggtttttacaattattgaatttaatgttatatgaaGAAATGTAACGACATTTGCTTCATAAGAATAATGGATTGTCGTGCTTGCTtacttatctattttttttaattcactagCGTTATTCATCCGCCAGTAATTAAATACTATACCTGGTAATTTCGGCATGCagattaaaatacaatataactaTAAATGAATACTTTGTTACGTTTAAGAGATAAACCAATTTGATTCTTAAAAGCCATTAACTAAAACAACATAGAATACGAAATACCCATTCTTAAACAAAAGTTGATTAATAGAAGTTAGTTCCACTGTTGAGAAACGTTTGCCTGTATATTTCCCTCTTAATGGTTTACATTACTAAATTGGTTTTATGGTGTTGATTTCAGcgaatataatatacattatcaTAGTAACCATGAGTGATGGAAGCCTGATGGATATGGTGATAACTACTCTCGGTGTTTTAATAAGCATGGCTATGCTGAGCTGCTTGTGCTGTCTTTGTATGA is a window from the Trichoplusia ni isolate ovarian cell line Hi5 chromosome 3, tn1, whole genome shotgun sequence genome containing:
- the LOC113491840 gene encoding uncharacterized protein LOC113491840 isoform X1; this encodes MTQVRTQIKQKMLNATPFVILLLCKIAVAEELQANKDESLECGSKCGCNQMYVYDPVGDRCLINFDKVMRKIEIPYPKPHVDDLPDDSMAKQIFIEGEEIFKGIMVSVLLFMVCAGVCIVTACVYCCRINYTDRRLKSDVKALANKLKKNYNSKKIPKKRMPTPPEAESCNVVVEPAGLYVV
- the LOC113491840 gene encoding uncharacterized protein LOC113491840 isoform X2: MTQVRTQIKQKMLNATPFVILLLCKIAVAEELQANKDESLECGSKCGCNQMYVYDPVGDRCLINFDKVMRKIEIPYPKPQQIFIEGEEIFKGIMVSVLLFMVCAGVCIVTACVYCCRINYTDRRLKSDVKALANKLKKNYNSKKIPKKRMPTPPEAESCNVVVEPAGLYVV